Part of the bacterium genome, ATGAGGACATTCTTGCTGAACAATAAGGAGGACATTCTACCTTAACAGTAACAGATTTAATTTTACCACCACCGTCACTTTATACTTGTGGGATTAAGAGTCTAAACTCTCTCAGTAATTAGTCCTCTTCTTGTTCCAATAAAGTAACCAATGTTAACTACCGGGACAATAGATAAACCCCTATGCCAGCCACGAATTATACGCCTAAATGTATTGAAGGCTGAATAGAACTTGCGATATGTCCAGTTGAGCCCATGTTCGAGTTCATGAGGAGACATTTTTTGAGGTAAGTAGGTTGCGTGTAGGGCATCAAATTTTGACCAATCATGCTTAAATATTCTACCTGCACGCTTTAAACTCTCGTAAAACTTAGTCCCAGGTAGTGGAGTAAGGATTGAAAAAATTGAGCCATCTACTTTTGTCTCATTCAAGAATTTTACAGTACGTTTAAATACACCTTTATCATCTTCGTCAAATCCGAACATAAGTGAAGTAAAAACGGCAATACCAAGTTTATGCAATTCCTGCACAATTGACTTAAATTCTTTTATTTTATTAAATCCCTTGTTCACGCCATCCAAAGCCTTTTGTGACACAGACTCTACTCCTATAAAAAGGATACGACATCCAGATTTTGCTGCAAGCTTCAAAACTTCTGTATTTTTCATAAAATTGAGTGAGGCTTCACCACCCCACTTTATCCGAAGAGGAATAAGGGATTGAAATAATTCCTTTGCATATTTTGGCTTTGCAAATATGTTGTCATCTATAAATACAACAAATCTCCTTAGCGATGCCTTTATTTCGTCTATTATATGATGTACAGGTCGGGTTCTAATTCTTTTACCTGAAAATGGGGTCACAGAGCAAAATGCACAATTATTTGGGCAGCCCCTTGTAGTTTGGACAAGATAAACATATCGGTTGCTATGAGGTAATATGTCCCATCTTGGAAATGGAATTTTTTGTAAATCAGAATAATTACAAGAGCGATAAAATTTTTTAAGCTTACCAGCTCTAAAATCATTAAGTAATTCTGGCCAGAGAAGTTCTGCTTCCCCTATTACAACTGAAGTTGCGTGCTTTATAGCCTCGTTGGGTAAAAATGATGGATGCATACCCCCCAATACAACTGGCACCCCTCTCTTTTTGAATTCATCCCCAATCTGATAAGCTCTTGGGGCGATTGAAGTAATTGCTGTAATTCCTACAAGGTCTACGGGTTCATCAAAATTTATTGGTTCATAGCGTTCGTCTATTATTTGTACTTTTGTATCTCTTGAAGTTAGCCCTGCCAGGATGAGTAAATTAAGAGGTGCTGCTCTAAAGAAATTTCTTATTGCCTTCCTCTTCCTGTGGGATTGGTCAGGGTAAATAAGAGTGAGCTTCATTTAATCTCCCGTTAATAAGAATATTATCTCCCATTTTTTTGAATTTCACACTATGAAGAGATAACATCTCCTTAATGTTTTTAACTCCTATGTCTCCAACTACTGGGATTCCATCTCCAATAATTTTAGGTGCAATAAAAAAATAAACCCGATTCACTATTCTCTTGCATAACGCTTGAGTAAATATCTCCTTACCCCCTTCTATCAGAATACTTTGTATTCCAATTTTTCCTGCTTTTTTTAAAACTTCTAAGATATCTACTCTTCCATCTTTATCCTTTTTAATTTGCCAGACTTCTGCTCCGTTAATTTTTCTATTTTTAGTAGTCGCAATTATGCATCCGGGACCCAAAACTTTTGCCTTCTTTGGGATTCTTAAATTTGAGTCAAGTACAATACGCTTCGGATTCTTCCCTCGTACAAGTCTTGTAGTAAGCTCTGGGTCATCTGCAATCACGGTTCCTATCCCAACCATAACTGCATCTACTTGTGAACGTAAGCGATGGACAAACTTCCTTGATTTTTCACCAGTTATCCACTTTGATTCACCATTTAAAGTGGCAATTTTCCCATCCAATGATATTGCTGCCTTTAAACTGACAAATGGAATACCAGTTTTAACATACTTAAGATAAACCTCGTTCAAATTAGTTGCTTCCTCTTCACATTCCCCAAGTGTCACTTTGATACCCGCTCTTCTAAGTTCCTTAACCCCTTTTCCATTAACCCAAGGTGATGGATCAATAATTGAGGCATGTACTTCTTTAATTCCTGCATCAATTATTGCTCGTGTACATGGTGGAGTCGTTCCCCAATGACAGCAGGGTTCAAGATTTACATAAAGGGTAGCGCCATTAGCAGATTTACCTGCCTCTTTCAAGGCAGTAATCTCTGCATGGGGTTTCCCCTTCATTTTGTGG contains:
- a CDS encoding radical SAM protein, whose product is MKLTLIYPDQSHRKRKAIRNFFRAAPLNLLILAGLTSRDTKVQIIDERYEPINFDEPVDLVGITAITSIAPRAYQIGDEFKKRGVPVVLGGMHPSFLPNEAIKHATSVVIGEAELLWPELLNDFRAGKLKKFYRSCNYSDLQKIPFPRWDILPHSNRYVYLVQTTRGCPNNCAFCSVTPFSGKRIRTRPVHHIIDEIKASLRRFVVFIDDNIFAKPKYAKELFQSLIPLRIKWGGEASLNFMKNTEVLKLAAKSGCRILFIGVESVSQKALDGVNKGFNKIKEFKSIVQELHKLGIAVFTSLMFGFDEDDKGVFKRTVKFLNETKVDGSIFSILTPLPGTKFYESLKRAGRIFKHDWSKFDALHATYLPQKMSPHELEHGLNWTYRKFYSAFNTFRRIIRGWHRGLSIVPVVNIGYFIGTRRGLITERV
- the ribD gene encoding bifunctional diaminohydroxyphosphoribosylaminopyrimidine deaminase/5-amino-6-(5-phosphoribosylamino)uracil reductase RibD, which produces METDTKYMSETIKLAYRGLGRTSPNPMVGAVVVKNEKVVGKGYHKMKGKPHAEITALKEAGKSANGATLYVNLEPCCHWGTTPPCTRAIIDAGIKEVHASIIDPSPWVNGKGVKELRRAGIKVTLGECEEEATNLNEVYLKYVKTGIPFVSLKAAISLDGKIATLNGESKWITGEKSRKFVHRLRSQVDAVMVGIGTVIADDPELTTRLVRGKNPKRIVLDSNLRIPKKAKVLGPGCIIATTKNRKINGAEVWQIKKDKDGRVDILEVLKKAGKIGIQSILIEGGKEIFTQALCKRIVNRVYFFIAPKIIGDGIPVVGDIGVKNIKEMLSLHSVKFKKMGDNILINGRLNEAHSYLP